CTTTCAGTAACAAGAATGAGTTGCAATTGTTATTAGGCCAAAAATGAGTTGCAATTGTTATTAGGCCAAGCGGCGGCAAAAAAGTCTTTTGATTTTGCTACTGTGAAGAGTTGTACTAAATACTTAAAGGTGAAACGTGTATCTCGCAATTGTGCATGGATATTGCGGGCGAGGAAATATGAGTGTTCGGATAGATTTCGTATCTATAAGTACATTGGCGAACATAGTTGTGGCGTTGAACATGCCAACAATAGCCATAGAAAAATTTCAATCAAAGTGATTGCTTCACTTTGTGTAAAGATGCATCGTGATGGCAAGGGTCCAAATGTCAAAGAGATTCAAAAAGCTatgtttaattcttttcattataGTTCAAGCTATTGGAAAATGTTGGAAGGGTGGTGTGGTTGCTAAGGAAATAGTCCGAGGGACAACGAAGAACGGATATTCATGCTTACCGACTTTTCTTACATGTTCGAGACACTTAATGTTGGTTCTAGTTATTGTCTCATGGTAAACGAGGATAGTCATAGGTTCATGTATTATTTCTTGGCCTTTGGTGCTTGCATTAAGGGATTTGCCCACATGAGAAAGGTAATTGCGGTTGACGGCACTCATTTACATGGTAAATACGAGGGCGTGTTGTTGAGCGTTGTTGCACAAGATATGGAGAATCATGTTTATCCGATTGCCTTTTGTTTCATGGacaaagaaaatgatgcatCTTGGACATTCTTCTTTGAGAAATTGAAGGAAATTGTGATCGATGAACCAGATTTGTGTTTTATCTCTGATAGATACAAGAGTATCGCCAACAGTATTGTGAACATTTACAATCATGCTCACCACGGATATTGTATGAGGCACCTCGGTGAAAATCTCCGCGTAAATCATCATTGTGGAGATTACATTTATCTTTACTACAATGCGGCAAAGGCTTACTCTTTGGAGGAGTTTGACAATCATTTTGTAGAATTCAAAAACAAATGCCCCACGGCAACCGTTGTCCTTAAGAATGATATTGGTTTTGAGAAGTGGAGCAGGGCACATTTTTTTGGCAATAGATATGATGTGATGACCACAAATATCGCCGAGTCACTCAATGTTATGTTGATAGACGAAAGAGAGTATCACGTGGCATCTATATTTAATTCGATTGCTAAGAGGTTTGGAGAATTGTTTAGGGAGAAGCATGCATATATCCTCAAATCAATGGGTAATCAAATAGTGTCGGCTGCGGAAAAAATcgcaagaaaaaaaataatagaggGCGACTCCTTGTATGTGGAAAATATAATCGGGGACGACAATCAATTTATCGTGTTCGGTGCGGGCGTTACTGCCTATGTGGACCTACTGGAAAAGTCATGTTCATGTAGGGAATATGACTTTATCAAGATACTTTGTGCTCACGCGATGACCGTTTTGCGATCGAAGCATGGCAATGAGTATGGTATGAGCATCTATGAGTATTCTTCTcctttgtataaagttgaagcGTACCTTCTTGCATACATGGATTCTATTAGTGTTGTCCCTCTCGAGTTGAAATGGTGTGTTCCAGAAGAATTGCTTAATGTGAACATTCTTCCGCCTCTTGTCGATACCAAgcttagaagaaaaagaagaaaacgtGTCAAAGGCATCGGTGAGAATTTCAAgagcaagagaaagaaaaaatattcaatttgtaAGAGAACCGGACACAAGAGAACTACATGTGTGAACAACAATAAATCTTAAACAAGCTTgattgaatttgtttttgtaaTGAAGCTACTGTTTGTTTTTTGCTGCTGTAATCGagcttctgtttttttttttgctactgTAATCAAGCAACTACTAGCATTTTCGTCAATTTATTGTCATCTATTATCGTAATTACTCATGATTTAATATAGATCAATCAAAAAATGACATACATTTTGTACACTGtctatatatatgaaaattattaatatatgaaaattcatgGTATTTGTAATGTAACGATTCTAATGCATGAATTAGAATATGATTAAGAATTAGAATTAGAATGAATTAGAATGATATTTGTGACTATTTTTAATGcaccaaatcaaacaatgcTTAAGAAATAATCTAAGTATAACTAATTCAACTATAACTAGTACAAGCATTATTTGcatatacactctaccaaacgaatCCTTAATGAATTGTCTAAAATATAGATGTtaccattaaaaaaaagtagaaatttgaactttttttaccgttgtaaaatttgtatatctaaatatttactggttatcaaaatatataaacccTTCATACAATCGATACATCTATATGTGTAAGTATGTATGACATATGAGATTTACACTTTGACTTTAGTAAGGTATATTCGGGTTTATATCTATGTTAACGCATTATCGTTACTTCACCAACTAGAATCTGACACTTATATATAGACCAAAACTAGTAGAATTCAAAAAGacatcaattaattaataataaattatatatttgaaatttatccaattaaataagtttaaataaGTCATATGATCATGTAAGAGTCCACATAAATTGGGTGTGGTAATTAGTGATGTACGAGGAAGAATTGTGGTTATACAATCAACATCCTTAGAACAATGTTTGAGAAAACATAAGTATGATGTGAGGATGGCACTTGTTCAACCACACATTGTTGATTGTCGCCCCAATTTATATGGACCCATACATAATCACATGCTTATGTTGTAAAGATGTTGATTGTATAACCACACATAACTATTCCTCATTCATACTCGTGCATTCTTCACACATTAGTTTGAAGATGTTCATTGTATAACTACAACTCTTTCTCATACATCATTTATATCCACCCCTAATGTATTTGAACCTTTACATTACTtgtttaaacttatttaatttaataaatttcaataatattgTTTATTATTAGTTAATCATTCTCCCTTTTAAATTATactaagagcctgtttggattgacttaaaaaaagtaactttttaaagtgctggaacttatttttaaaataagtagttatatgtttggataaaagtgttgcagttgaaaaaaattttgttgatgtgtttggcaaataagtgctggtaaacacttttttttatcaaaatgtctgaaataccctttaagttgttaacatgataaaaagttgattaatttaaggtttttatactcaaaaaaaattaaaacaaaattaatttatgttttacatccataagtaataatatttttctatcattcacatatttctttaccaccttataagaggaatataaattcatatttcagaaataataataataataataataataataatagtaatagtaataataataaaataataaaataataaaataataatagtaatagtagtaataataataataataatatttataattataataattattattattataattataattattattattattatttttgtaaaagaatgtgggggtatttttgtaaaNNNNNNNNNNNNNNNNNNNNNNNNNNNNNNNNNNNNNNNNNNNNNNNNNNNNNNNNNNNNNNNNNNNNNNNNNNNNNNNNNNNNNNNNNNNNNNNNNNNNNNNNNNNNNNNNNNNNNNNNNNNNNNNNNNNNNNNNNNNNNNNNNNNNNNNNNNNNNNNNNNNNNNNNNNNNNNNNNNNNNNNNNNNNNNNNNNNNNNNNNNNNNNNNNNNNNNNNNNNNNNNNNNNNNNNNNNNNNNNNNNNNNNNNNNNNNNNNNNNNNNNNNNNNNNNNNNNNNNNNNNNNNNNNNNNNNNNNNNNNNNNNNNNNNNNNNNNNNNNNNNNNNNNNNNNNNNNNNNNNNNNNNNNNNNNNNNNNNNNNNNNNNNNNNNNNNNNNNNAAGCTCCCCTCCCctagcttttagcttttggcttaaaataagtcattttttacttaaaataagtcactttgataattgtcaaacactctaataagtcaaaaactggTTTTTAAGCCAGTTTAACCAGcttaaaagcccatccaaacaggctctaactATAGTCTATATTTAAGCGTCATACTCTAGTAGGTGCAGAATAGAACATTTATGGATCATGATATCAACCCGTATTTACCTTATTAGTGTTGAAGTGTAGATGTCATTGGTACAATCTAAACCAAGCACATGAAAAAATATCGACTGTCTtaattaactatatatttttatcaacaGTGACAATACTCAATTATCCAAGTTTTAAAACGATAACAAAGTACAAATTGCTACTTTTCAACAGTAACATTTACCTTTTTTAGTGTATAAAAAGAAGAATTCAAGAACTTTTCCATCCTATTCCATTTTATAGTACTTAAACATCTCTTTTTATTATGTCTTAAGCATCTCAAACATCCAATGCAAAAAGATCTTACGTTTGTTGTTGTGGTAATTTAGCTATGTTGAGGACGTCACACACCGATACGAACCCAGGTCGATAATTCTTTAACTATGCAATTGGTGCATGCTCTTTTTTTAAGTGGCTTGAAAATGATTCATCAACGAGCAGCCCATCAAAATTGAGTCTGGAACACGAGACATCAAATTTTCAAGGCGTTaccaaatttcaaatattagaaAGGCTTCGAAACTTCGAAGAAAATAGGGATTTGCTATTGAGTTTACTTAAAGAGGTCGAAGAGCAGAGAGATCACTTTAAAGAATTGCTAAAAGACACCGAAAAAGATAGGGATCAACTAAAACAAAAGTTGATATTGGctgaagaaaaagagaaaggcctaaaaattatattatatggtTTGTTGTTAGTGGTTGCTTTTTGAAAATGTGTAATAGGGATGCAGTAGTACAATATCATATCTTTTACTCATGTAGTAGTACAATCTATTAATAAAATGAAGTTTTTTTGGAATTGATAGGACAGTCCATTATGTATACAATTTAAAGTCCATAACTGACAACAATATCCATAACTGGCAACATTATccatcaaaacaaaaataacatttacATGATCCAATTGTCTTAATCATCAACCACCAAAAATCAACCATTTAAAAAACCACATGTCTTAATCATCTACCCACTTCAAAAACCAATTGTGTTAATATTCAACCACCAAAAACTAATTTAATCTTAAAAACTAATTGTCTTATCATCAACACAAATAACCAACCATTTCAAAAACTAATTGTCTTAAACCAACTTCACAAACCAATTGTCTTACTCATCACCATTTAGCTCACCATTGAGCTCCAACACGATACCCATCACGTCCACTGAATTTTCATCACTGCCTTCATCTGCTTTCTCTTCCAGCTTCTCctgttctttttcttcttcctgcAATTCGATCtgctcctcttcttttcttgtTCTTTGTTCTCTTCGATCATATcctcttctttttgttcttcttccttctcttcGATCtgctcctcttctttttcttcttctttgttctctTCCAGTTTCTCCTATTctctttcttcatctttttctgcCATCTCCTCCTCCTCTTGTTCATTAACTTCTTCTGCAAATTACTTATCAACTGCAAGAAGATCTTCATCGACTATTGCTAATGGAAGTAATTCATCAACATCAACTTCAACACCATATTTATCAACTGTTGGTGTTGTATAGTCTTCATCTTTATCAACTGTTGCTGCAAGATCAGTGGCTTAGCAttcttacaaataaataatttcatacAAATAGTATATAAATTAGTCTACCTTtatttttcttgtgattttgagcTCTCCTCAATTTTTCATCTCGTATGAAAGCAACAACTTCCATCATTGATAGTTCAAAGGATGCAACACGCTCACACAAattatcatctttatttttctgTGCACTCTAAACAGAATTCTCACAAGGTTGGTTGGAATTGTTCTCACCCAATATTTCATCCTCCTGGTTCTCTACTGCAGAAGTGAGGACAGTGACACCTTTCAAAATGGCCTTTAAGGCATCAATAATTGTGTCTTTCATTTCGTCCGTATATGGCTTTAATGATGCCATATAATTTTGTCTTGTCTCACAGGTACAAGGTATGGATGCacaacctacaaaaaaaatatataaatagtacaAGACCTTCACTAATTTACAAATATTGCtagttaataataaataagtttatACCTTTGTACTTTTCCCTTTGTACTTAAATGGATCACCTTCGACAATGTTATCGATCTTTGCAGTGTGCCATCTAAGTAAACGGAGAATTGACAGAGGAGAATCCAAGGACTTCTTTGCATAATTACCAAGATGAGAAAACGCCTCATATATCCAaacctaaaattaataaattaacaaataaataaacagagACTAggaaatactatataaatatataagagTTTAATATTAATCAAGTCCATAATTGATAAAAATTACCAGAAACGCCCAGGGGAAGACATACAAAGCATACGATGCATTCCCTCTTTCCTTGTACACTTCACTTTGtttcttcaaattaattttgttcttcaaaTACTTCATTGTTAAATCAAAACACTTTTTGCCCCACGGATAACTATTGAAAAAATCTAAATCATCGACCATCTTAATGTGGTTTGCATCCACAATCTTAGATCGATCGTGGGCAAGCAACATCGATTGGACGAACCAAACTAAAGAGCACTTGAACTTCTGCTCCTTATTCAATCTGGTACCCTTAATCAAACTCAACAACTTTGAACCACTGATATTTTTATTCTTCGTCACTTTATAGTAACAATTCTCACCTTTCTGAAgcacttttttcatttttgcatCACGGGGGTATGTTGAGCAATTCAGCTCCATAATCAATGCAAATTTTTTTAAGCCAAAACAAGCAGGCTTATCATTCACACAAAACCACATCTCATGCatttctttttatcattttttacacGACGCAACAACATGTAATGGACCATCTGTCCATTGAACTTGTAATATTCAGGAATATGCCTTAAATGTCCAAAACAACTACCTTTAAagtcattataatttttttcttgaactaAAGCATTTCTAAAATCACGATAAAGAGTCATTCTTGCTCTCATAGAAATTTGGCTGGAAAAGATCCTAACTCATCCATACACGTAGTGAGATTATAGGACTTACCAGAGATTTTTTTTGCACAAGTTGGCAAGGACAAAGGATCATCATCTTCATCTCCAGTATCTCGGCTATCTCCACTACTCAACTCATCTCCACTGTCAGTGTTTTCTTCAGTAGACTCAACATCATCAGTAGCTTGGGCATTACTGTCC
This genomic stretch from Solanum stenotomum isolate F172 chromosome 10, ASM1918654v1, whole genome shotgun sequence harbors:
- the LOC125842901 gene encoding uncharacterized protein LOC125842901; amino-acid sequence: MVNEDSHRFMYYFLAFGACIKGFAHMRKVIAVDGTHLHGKYEGVLLSVVAQDMENHVYPIAFCFMDKENDASWTFFFEKLKEIVIDEPDLCFISDRYKSIANSIVNIYNHAHHGYCMRHLGENLRVNHHCGDYIYLYYNAAKAYSLEEFDNHFVEFKNKCPTATVVLKNDIGFEKWSRAHFFGNRYDVMTTNIAESLNVMLIDEREYHVASIFNSIAKRFGELFREKHAYILKSMGNQIVSAAEKIARKKIIEGDSLYVENIIGDDNQFIVFGAGVTAYVDLLEKSCSCREYDFIKILCAHAMTVLRSKHGNEYGMSIYEYSSPLYKVEAYLLAYMDSISVVPLELKWCVPEELLNVNILPPLVDTKLRRKRRKRVKGIGENFKSKRKKKYSICKRTGHKRTTCVNNNKS